The Planococcus halocryophilus nucleotide sequence GGTTCTCCACGTTTGACAGGAGAACCGGGGGTTTTTCACTATGGCACCTTTTAAAGAAGTTAACTATTAATAAGATTTATTTATTGCATTTACAATAAATACGTTTTATACTATGAATCGTAGTTAAAAAACGACTACCACTTCTGACTTTCCAACATAGTAACTAGGAATTAGGAGCGTAAGATTTTTTATTCACATGACTGCTTAAAGGGTTAGGATCTCTTTGGACTAACTTTCCCCCGTGGTAGTCTACTTTGAATATTTTGCGCAAAAACCAAAATGATATCAAAGGGGGAAAACGAACCATGGAAACAATGGGACGTCACGTAATTGCAGAACTTTGGCAGTGTGATTTTGACAAATTAAACGATATGGATTTTATCGAACAAACTTTTGTTGATGCAGCACTCAAATCTGGAGCTGAAGTAAGAGAGGTAGCTTTTCATAAATTCGCACCACAAGGTGTTAGCGGAGTTGTGATTATCTCAGAATCTCACTTAACAATCCACAGTTTTCCAGAACACGGCTATGCGAGTGTAGATGTTTACACTTGCGGCGATCTTGATCCGACTATTGCAGCGGAATATATCGCAGAAGCACTAGGTTCAACATCACGTGAGCTTGTAGAAATACCACGTGGTATGGGTCCAGTAAGTGTTGAAAAATCCAAAGTTTCAGTAACTGTATAATCCATTTAACAAAAACACGTAAGCAGAGGATGAAATCCTCTGCTTTTTCTATTTTTCTAACGATTTTTTGTTATACTATATACACTAGATAGAGAAGTTAGGGAGATGTCAAAATGAAATGTCCAGCTTGCCAACATAACGGCACACGCGTTGTCGATTCCAGGCCAATAGACGAAATGAAATCAATCAGAAGAAGAAGAGAATGCGAAGCTTGCGGATATCGCTTTACCACTTTTGAAAAAGTGGAAGAGATGCCACTGATTGTCGTCAAAAAAGATGGCTCGCGTGAAGAATTTAGCCGTGAGAAAGTTCTACGCGGATTAATTCGCGCGTGTGAAAAGCGGCCGGTATCTTTAGAAGTGCTGGAGGAAGTCGTATTTACCATTGAAAAAGACCTTCGACGAGAAGGCAATCCGGAAGTAAAGTCTGAAGAGGTTGGGGAATTGGTTATGAACCGATTAGCAACCATTGACGAAGTGGCGTATGTTCGCTTTGCTTCGGTGTATCGCCAATTTAAAGACATTACCGTTTTCATCGACGAACTAAAGGATTTATTAAACAAAGGACCAGAAGGCAAGAAAATCGATTGAGGTGGTAACTTATGACTGCTTATTATAAAGAGGTGCAGCCTGCTGATCCATATCGTATTCGGTTGCCTTATCCATTCTCGAATTATGATCGGCAGCTCTTGACGCTATTGTATCAACCGATGATTGGTGCAGAGGCAATAGCATTGTATTTGACTTTGTGGGCTGAAGGCGAAGCATCGCGCGAAGAAACGACTCATTATACATTGATGAACACATTAGGAAACCCGATTGCCAAAATTTTCGATGCAAGAATTCAGCTTGAAGCCATCGGATTATTGAAAACATATAGAAGTAACGAAGGCGACCGCTCTTTTATTTATGAGTTGTGTCCGCCGCTCGATCCGAAAACTTTTTTTATGGACCCTTTATTATCGATGTTCTTATTCAGTAAAATCGGAGAATCTTCCTATAGAAGAGTACGAAATCGCTTTTTAGTATACACGGAAATTCCTACGGATTACGAAGAAGTCTCTCGTACATTCACAGATATTTTTCAACCAGTTCATGCTAAAGCGGGATATCCGTCCGTTAAAAAAGATTTACAAGAACGAAAAAAGGGAAATTATGAAGCTGATTCTGAATTTGATTTCGATTTACTTAGACAAGGCTTATCCGAACAGTTAGTGCCCAAAAAAGTATTAACCGCTACGATTAAAGATTTTATTACCAAACTCTCTTATTTATATAGTTGGGGACCGCTAGAAATGCAAAAAGTCATTTTATTAGCGATTGAAGACGATTATAAATTAACAGTAGAAGGTTTGAAAAAATCAGCATCTGAGTATTATAAACTAACAGTATCTACGACAGCGCCGCAGCTTGTTCAAGTACATAAGACAGCTGAAAAGCAAGTTGACGCAGTAGAGACACCAAAAACCAAACAAGACGAATTACTCGTTTATTTGGAAACGGCTCCACCGATTCAAGTGTTGCGAGATATTGCGAACGGTAGTGAACCTTTGCCTGCGGATGTTGAGCTAGCTAATCAATTGGTGATTACGCATGGCATGAAGCCAGCGGTCGTCAATGT carries:
- the speD gene encoding adenosylmethionine decarboxylase; amino-acid sequence: METMGRHVIAELWQCDFDKLNDMDFIEQTFVDAALKSGAEVREVAFHKFAPQGVSGVVIISESHLTIHSFPEHGYASVDVYTCGDLDPTIAAEYIAEALGSTSRELVEIPRGMGPVSVEKSKVSVTV
- a CDS encoding replication initiation and membrane attachment family protein; this encodes MTAYYKEVQPADPYRIRLPYPFSNYDRQLLTLLYQPMIGAEAIALYLTLWAEGEASREETTHYTLMNTLGNPIAKIFDARIQLEAIGLLKTYRSNEGDRSFIYELCPPLDPKTFFMDPLLSMFLFSKIGESSYRRVRNRFLVYTEIPTDYEEVSRTFTDIFQPVHAKAGYPSVKKDLQERKKGNYEADSEFDFDLLRQGLSEQLVPKKVLTATIKDFITKLSYLYSWGPLEMQKVILLAIEDDYKLTVEGLKKSASEYYKLTVSTTAPQLVQVHKTAEKQVDAVETPKTKQDELLVYLETAPPIQVLRDIANGSEPLPADVELANQLVITHGMKPAVVNVLLQYVLLRTDMKLTKAYVEKIASHWLRKNVTTAKEAMEIARVEHTQYMKWKSEGSPTTVAKPFTGNGNRKPVREEKLPEWFHKKDQTPAPKGEPKNESLEVEKQKLLAKLALKKGKGG
- the nrdR gene encoding transcriptional regulator NrdR — protein: MKCPACQHNGTRVVDSRPIDEMKSIRRRRECEACGYRFTTFEKVEEMPLIVVKKDGSREEFSREKVLRGLIRACEKRPVSLEVLEEVVFTIEKDLRREGNPEVKSEEVGELVMNRLATIDEVAYVRFASVYRQFKDITVFIDELKDLLNKGPEGKKID